The Telopea speciosissima isolate NSW1024214 ecotype Mountain lineage chromosome 11, Tspe_v1, whole genome shotgun sequence genome includes the window CGGATAGGTCTCTATACTCACAAGAGTACATTTCATCTAGCTTTGGCAAATATAAGAAAAACCACACCGACATAGCTGTAGAGGGatagaagaggaaagagagaagctTGAATTCCTTGGCAACTTCTAATGCATCAATGCCAAAGAGATCAACAACTAAGGCAGAGAGACTAGAAGTGGTATTTAGGTCCTTAAGTACCTCACGAAGAGAGGGAAGACAACGAATAATGGTGAGACAAATGCGAACTTCGGGAAGTACATCGGAGGGGAGATCATCAAGATTAACCGGTGGGAGTAACACAGAATTTATGGTTTTGGGGAGGGAATCAAGGAGTTCTTTCTGGGCTCTGGGGAGAGGACCATCACATGGGATAGTGAAGGTTACTGAGAAGTTGTGATAGAGAACGAGGCGCTTTGCAAACTCAGCCATTGGGATGAGGTGACCCATCCCTGGTGAGGGTAGAATGACAATGTGTGtagcttcttctgcttcttttccCATGGTGATCAGGATTGGATCTAGAATTATTGTGAGAAGAGATCCCTAGGTAAAGTTGGTTAATATAGACAGTAGAGGCTTATTTTGCTTTCTAAGTTatacctttttttgtttaatttgattGGTTTAAGGTGAGTCTGTGACTGTCCAACCAACTGAGAACAAAGTGGTGGAGCGTAAAAGTGGAGTTCTCTCTATAATCTTTTGAGGTATCCACAAGACTTACAATAGATAACCGAAcagaatacaacaacaacaactacttagccttatcccaactaaatggggttggctacttGGTTCCATTCAAATTAAAGTAGAGAgaactgaggtcctcacaaaggggggggggggtgggaagtaagaggaatgaagaataaaaatgaagaaattggataagaaaagagaacaatggaaaatgaaagtagGAGGAAAGTAGATAGCCcagaaaatcaggaaaatcttagctacatggtgtcgataacgtagatccttgccctccaaaaggATCTATCTAAGGGCATACTGGGCACAAGACCGAAAATATGCAACTCATTCTTCaaaacctcacctatggtcattttaggcaaTAGTATAGTCATCCACACAATGTGTAAATGGAAAGTTAAACGGCTTAGATATCCTATCAGAAATGGGGATCTATCCGAatccgtatccgattagttatTGAACGGATACGGATAGTTTCCAAACGAATACGGATGGTAATTTTTCAAATACGGATAGCCCTAAACGGATTCGAACAAggatcggatttggattttcgaGTATCCATTTACAGCAGAGGTTGATTCCAGAGACCTAAACACTTCTGGTTGGGCCTTtggcattttgttagatggcaaATTCATTTTGGTGAATGCAGATTTTATTAAGAGCAATCATACtctagaaacaaagctgactAGGATAATTCACGGGTTAAATTTTGCTTCCAAGAGACGTGTGAagttgaaagaagtttggtgttcaAATAACTCTCTGATTGGatttcttccaactccatcccaatCTCCTTGGCCCTACGAGCTtctaacccttttttttatgcAGATTTCGGACATGGCAAAGAATATCCAATTCCGAAATATTACTAATGATAGGATTTTAACTTGGTTAAAATCAAAAGCTAATGCAGCTACTAGACATTATCTTTCTCGTATGTATGAATAATGTACTAATTTGCCATCTTTTTAGTAATATAATTTTCTTGGTTCACCAAAAAAATTAGAGGACcattttgtttaatatttaatttctcattttctttattgttttcaattatgttttttttttccagttgtttttttcccataattagTTGTTACTATGGATAAGATATGATGATGTCTGAAGAAAATAATCTtgtttgttgtaggaaaatgaggCTAAGAATGGGGAACTATTTGGATTGTGGTAGCAATCAAGTCTATGAAAGCAGCATCTCCAACTAGCCTTAAAGTATTTCTTAGATCGGTaataactttttattttatattgatATAAAAGCTATAACTTATTCATTTGACATTTCTAATACTTTCTCTAAATGCAGGGTTGTAGTGCaatattttttgataaagataACCAACCAAAGGTGCAAAAAAGAATCGATAGttttattaataaattaaaaacaatCGTAATTTTTTACATAAATAATAATGTTCTTGTAAATTTGATACTgacttctcctttcttttcttttttttggaaaatagtgGAAGCTTTCAAAACTTGAATTGATCACAAATGAAATGGTGGATCAATATTTCACcaaagaggatgatgatgattggGAAGATCTACGACTTGATACAAGATCTGATGAAGCCAACTTAGCTAGAGCAAGAATCTAATGTTAATGCgtatttaaaaaaagggaaaaagatctctgtccgggagtactgtggcctacgccagcactcctatgagtctatctctcccctccccatgtgaaaagacacctctgccccttattttaaggaagagagagatagatatatgggagtgctggtgtaggccacactcccggacagaaaactgcttccctaaaaaaaaataattgtattACTTCAGTACAAATTCACTTCAATTTGAActacaaaaaatacaaaatcaattTAGAATGTATATTGGAAAAAGAAGTTTATGTGATGGTCCAATCATTTGATGCAAACCCAATGAAAGCTAAATGTTAGAAagctaaaacaaaaaaggagaggacagaaagatggcctgagtggaacgaaatcgttctgtccttaagacagtatttgcaccctcctaatctTGCAAAGGtttgcagcaaacctgcctcccaagataaatcaggcgggCTGTTATTGGTTGTAGAGACAGtaacactgtgaagctatcagagattttttGATATCTAgactgagagaattcgtggcccatttataggcccacaaggcctgttcggatgggtcacacccattggctcatatggcttgacctgacaggtcatgactattgggctgggctctCTTGGCTGTTCGTGTgtgctgcaactcttggggtcaatgttgaaccaagggttgcactccctctttgatcagccaccgatccaacggtcggatcgatcctacgcaccctttgatcagacaccgtcgatcccgaaaagattaaggcaACATACTGTGAAGTGCAAAGCCTCACGCACGCTCACGTGCACGCGTACGCGTACAAGTACGTACTCGGACGGTcaccgtcctcgctcgcaagtgcactgtacaatctcttctagcattacatgtgataataataactactaactactaacacatataaacccaatgagctttcctttcatagccgatgtgggactaaaagtccacatcaatattttgaaaaattccaaccctAAATGTGTGGAAAAATACATAGACCGCAAACGAAGCCCACCTAAAGCACTTTAGGTGATCTGGAAGTCTAGGTAAAAAATCCCCCCATGCTTATATTGGGTTAATTAAAAATGCCAAGCAACATTACTATTAGCCTTTGGAATTTCTACCAGTATGGGAAAGCATTTGCACGCCACACCAATGGCTGTCTTAAAAAAGTTATCATTCATATGGGACCTAcataatcaaaataaaagagacaaaatgataaataaataaaaagaacatGTGAGGGAAATTGTACTCTGGCAGCTGGcaaatctttttccctaatattgATTCTCTTATTTTTAAGATTCTATTATTGGATAATTAAATCCatgatgattttttattttgcccCTACACAAGAAATAATGTTTTGACTACTAAAGTTTGATACTAGCGTTTTAAACATTCCCTCCGATAATAAAAACCCAGTTCCAACTGCTTCATCTTCCAATCAGCATATTAGGAATGTTGTTTGGCGTCTATTGTTGAAGGTTAAACTACACCCAAAATTTCATGTCTTCTTGTGGAAATTAACGAGTGTTGGCATTACTACTAAAGGAAAATCAATTTGTTTTCACAATTAATGTTGAGTATACATGTGTAATTTGTAATCACACATCTTTTCCCTTATCTTTGAAAAATCTAAAGGTGtggagaagaaacaaaacaaactcATCTTTGTTGTTCTGTTCAATTTCTTGCAGGGAGAAGGTATGGAAGGAAGTGAGCTATGTGCACTCTCAGATGTTCatgggaaaattaaaaaattgctCAAGTTTGCAGAGGAAGCTCAAGCAAGGAATATCTTGGTGAAAGACTGCCTTAGGAATCTCAGAGAAGTTGCTTACGGAGCTGAGGACATATTGGATGAGTTCATCTATGAAGCTTGCATTGTTAcgaaaaagatgaaagatatgGAGGTGGAAAGGTACGTTTGCACTTCCCCTCTAACTTAAAATCAGATGGTCTTTTACGTAAGCAAGAAATCGTGCCTCTTATAAATGATGAACTCATAAAGAAACTAGGGGAGATTGAGAAGGAACTTAAACATTACTATCTCAGTGAGTCATCAGGAAATCAGAAATTACATGGTGGTAGTGTAATTGATGAAATAGATACTAGGCCAAAGAGTGGTTCTCTACTTGATGAATCTCTTACTTTGGGGAGGAAGGAAGATGTAGAAGCaataaaaaataagttgttGTCATCAAATCCAAATGAAAACCAAAAACAGGTTTCTGTTATTGCCATTGTTGGATTAGGGGGTTTAGGTAAGACAACTCTAGCCCAGCTTGTCTATAATGATCCTGATGTAAAGAAACATTTTGAAAGTAGAGCTTGGGTTTGTGTGTCTACTGATTTTAATGCTGTTAGATTAACCTCTGCAATTCTAGAGTCCTTGAGTAAGAAAAATAATAACTTGAGCGACCTAGAACCACTTCAACATAAGTTGAGAGATGAATTAAGGGGGAAGCGATTTTTAATCATCTTAGATGATGTTTGGACTGAAAAGAACAAGGATTGGGAACCTCTGAGAGTTGCATTCATGGAGGCAGGGGAAGAAGGAAGTAGAATGATAGTAACAACTCGAAGTAGAAGAGTTTCATCAATCATGCACCCCATGTATACACATGATCTGCAAATTTTATCTGATGAAGAGTGTTGGTCAATCATGGAAAGGCACATATCTTTAAATTATTGTTCTATTGCTCCCAGCCTGGAAGAAGTGGGTAGGAAGATTGCGAGGAAGTGCAAAGGATTGCCCTTGGCAGCAAGTACGGTTGCAGGCCTTTTAAGCTCTTCTAGTTCATCAGATTTAAACCATTGGGAAGAAGTCTTGAATAGTTCCATGTGGGACTTAGAAGAGAGCAAAGATTTGCCAGCTGCACTAAGTCTAAGCTATTATTTTCTTCCCACACATTTGAAGCAGTGTTTTGCTTATTGCTCTGTTTTTCCTAAAGATTATGAATTCAGGAAGCATCGTCTCATCCAACTGTGGAGTGCAGAAGGTTTTATTAGAACCGACACAAGAATGAAAGACAAAGCAGGTGGCCAATATTTTGATGAATTACTGCAGAGATCTTTCTTTCAGAACTACAATAAAGG containing:
- the LOC122645004 gene encoding putative disease resistance protein RGA3; the protein is MGNYLDCGSNQGCSAIFFDKDNQPKWKLSKLELITNEMVDQYFTKEDDDDWEDLRLDTRSDEANLARGEGMEGSELCALSDVHGKIKKLLNLHCYEKDERYGGGKVRLHFPSNLKSDGLLRKQEIVPLINDELIKKLGEIEKELKHYYLSESSGNQKLHGGSVIDEIDTRPKSGSLLDESLTLGRKEDVEAIKNKLLSSNPNENQKQVSVIAIVGLGGLGKTTLAQLVYNDPDVKKHFESRAWVCVSTDFNAVRLTSAILESLSKKNNNLSDLEPLQHKLRDELRGKRFLIILDDVWTEKNKDWEPLRVAFMEAGEEGSRMIVTTRSRRVSSIMHPMYTHDLQILSDEECWSIMERHISLNYCSIAPSLEEVGRKIARKCKGLPLAASTVAGLLSSSSSSDLNHWEEVLNSSMWDLEESKDLPAALSLSYYFLPTHLKQCFAYCSVFPKDYEFRKHRLIQLWSAEGFIRTDTRMKDKAGGQYFDELLQRSFFQNYNKGGSMYKFVMHDLVHDLAEAVSGDVYGRFDGRKSSHSSKETRYSSIYLYASEIKMLSDDIGDLKYLHYINLSFAHDIERLPESLCDLFNLQSLILRCCPTICELPRGMKYVHNLQHLDLRDCISLRSMPKGIGRLSSLKTLSKFPVLKDDDDGCGIRELKELRQLEGALSIRSLQNVIDPLDAREADLMTEAFRYLQIQWVNISTMVDDRFAKLQQASLSGTQQLL